Sequence from the Sphingomicrobium clamense genome:
GACGCCGTCGAACTCATCGCACTGGCCGCCTCGTCCTCGCTACTGGCGGGGTGGCGGCTTTATCTCGTCACCTTCATTACCGGGCTCGGCATGAAGTTCGGCTGGGTGCCGCTGCCCGACAATCTGCAGATGCTCGACGTGCTCGCGAACAACTGGGTGCTCGCCATCGCGGGCGTCGGCACCTTTCTTGAATTCTTCGCCGACAAGATCGCCTGGGTCGACAGCGTCTGGGACAGCATCCACTCTGTCATTCGCCCGCTCGGCGGCGCGCTGCTGGCGCTGGCGATCCTCGATGCCAGCGACCCGGCCTTCCAGATCGTCGCTTTCCTTCTGGGCGGCGGCGCGGCCTTTGCCAGCCATGCCGGCAAGGCGAGCGCCCGCGCAGCGGTCAACATGAGCCCCGAACCGGTCAGCAACATGGTCGTGTCGACCGGCGAGGATATCGCTACGGGCGGGCTGCTCGCGCTTGCCATCCTCAACCCCGTCGCCGCCGCTTTGATCGCGGCGATGATGGTCGGGCTGACCCTCTGGCTGATCTTCGCCGCGCGCAAGGCGATCCGCAAATTGCTGGGACTAGGCGAACCGAAGGACGTGACGCCTCGCGCTTAGGCGCGGTGCTTCTCGACAAACTCCTCGACCACCGGAGCGATTTTGTCGCGCCACTTGCCGCCGTGGAAGATGCCATAATGGCCGACGCCTTCGGCCATGTAGTAGCGCTTCATCTTCTCGGGCAGGTGGGTGGCGAGCTTGAGCGCGGCCTTGGTCTGGCCAAGCCCCGAAATATCGTCGCGCTCGCCCTCGATCGCCAGCAGCGCGGTGTCGGTGATTTCGGTCAGGTCGACCAGCTTGCCGCGATGCATGAACTCGTTCTTGGGCAGCAAATGCCGCTGGAAGACGACGTCGACCGTCTGGAGGTAGAATTCCGCCGTCATGTCGGCGACGGCGCGATATTCGTCGTAAAATTCGCGGGTCTTGTCGGCGCTTTCGTCATCGCCCTCGACGAGATGCTTGAACATCTCCCAATGGCTCATGAGGTGGCTGCCGAGGTTCATGGTCATGAAGCCCGCAAGCTGGAGGAAGCCCGGATAGACCTTCCGGCCCGCGCCCGGATACATGTAGGGCACGGTCGCGATCACGTTCTGCTGGAACCAGGCGTGCGGGCGCTGGGTCGCCAGCGTGTTGACTGCGGTCGGCTGCTCGCGCGTGTCGATCGGGCCGCCCATCATCGTCAGCGTCGCGGGGCGTGCGGGGTCGTCCTCGCCGCCCATCACCGCGGTCGCGGCAAAGGCCGGGACCGACGGCTGGCACACGGCGAGCATGTGCGGGCGCTGCCCGGTCTTGCCATGAATATCGCGCAGGAAGTCGATCAGGTAATCGACATAATTGTCGAGGTCGAAGCTGCCCGCCGTGAGCGGCACCGTCTTCGCGTCGGCCCAGTCGGTGATGTAGACATCGTGCGCGGGCAGCATCCGCTTGACCGTTCCGCGCAGCAGCGTCGCGAAGTGGCCCGACATGGGCGCCACGATCAGCATCGGCGCCTGCCCTTCGCCCTTGCCGTCCGCCTTGTGGAAGTGGAGCAGGTTGCCGAATGGTCGTCGCTCGACAATGTCCTCGTCGACCGCGACGTGGTGGCCGTCGACCAGGGTCTCGGTGATTTCCCACTCGGGCTTGGCGCGGGTGGCGGTCGCGTGCGCGAACACGTCGAGCCCCGCGGCGACCACCGGCCCCATCGCACCATAGGCGAAGGGGTTGCTGGGGTTGGAAATCCATCCGGCGCCGAGTCCCGCCATGCGGCTGGCTCCGGCTAGCAGCGAACGCTGCACTTCATAGGCGTCGTAAAGCATGTGGCTCCAATGGGAGGTGAATCTCTTGGGATCGACAACGACTGTGGCGGCGTGAGGCTCCCACGGCAAGCCCCGATGTTGCGGTGCAATAGTTGCAACGCGGCGATTGAGGCCCGCGCGACACACTGTTAGGGGCAATGTCCACATGGCAACCGAACCTCCCCCGAAGAAATCGCTCTCCAACCTCCGCATGGTGTGGGAGCGAGTGCTGCGCTATCCCGGGCACCTGACCGCCGCCGCGATCGCGCTGCTGATCGCCGCCGGGGCGACCTCGGGCATTCCCTACGCCTTCAAGCTGATCATCGATCGCGGTTTTTCGGGCGAAGGCGATATTGCGCGCTGGTTTGAGTATCTCATCCTGCTGGTGATCGTGATGGCGCTCGCCACCGCGACCCGCTTCTACTTCGTCAGCTGGCTGGGCGAGCGGGTCGTCGCCGACATTCGCCGCGATGTGCATGCCAACCTGCTCCAGCTCTCGCCCGCCTATTTCGAGGAAAACCGACCCGCCGAGATTACCAGCCGCATCACCGTCGACACGACCGTGATCGAGCAGGTCGTCGGCACCACCATCTCGGTCGCGCTGCGCAACCTCGTGCTGGGCGTTACCTGCACCGTCATCATCTTCCTGATCGCGCCCAAGCTGGCGGGGATGATGCTACTCGGCATTCCGTTCATCGTCGTGCCGATCACGCTGCTGGGCCGCAAGATCCGCGCCGTTTCGGTCAGCAGCCAGGACCGCATCGCCGATGTCGGAACGCTCACCAGTGAAGTGCTCGGCGCGATGAAGATCGTCCAGGCCTTTGGGCAGCAGGATCGCGAAACCGACCGCTTCACCGACGCGACCGAGACCGTCTTCGCGGTCGCCAAGAAGCGCATCCTGCTGCGCGCGATCATGACCGCGATCGTCATCGCGCTGATGTTCATCGCCATCACGCTGGTCATCTGGCAGGGCGCGACCGACGTCATTGCGGGGCGGATGACCGGCGGCGATATCGCGGCGTTCGTGCTTTATGGCGGCCTGCTCGCGGGCGCGTTCGGCGCGCTCAGCGAAGTCTATGGCGACCTGTTGCGCGCCGCGGGCGCCTCGCAGCGCCTGGACGAGCTGATGCGGGTCGAGCCGGTCATCACCGCGCCAGCCAACCCCACGGAGCTGCCCAGCCCGCCGGTTGGCAGCCTGACGTTCGAGAAGGTCGACTTTCGCTATCCCACGCGCCTCGACACGGCGGCGCTCGAAGAGTTCAGCCTGGAAGTGAAGCCCGACGAGCTGGTCGCGATCGTCGGCCCCTCGGGCGCGGGCAAGACCACGCTCTTCCAGCTCGCGCAGCGTTTCTACGATCCGCAGGGCGGCCGCGTCCTGATCGACGGGGTCGACCTCAAGGACACCGACCCTGCCGCGCTGCGCCGCCGCATCGCGATGGTCCCGCAGGAGGTCATGATCTTCGCTGCCAGCGCGCGCGACAATTTGCGCTACGGCCGTTGGGACGCGAGCGACGAGGAGATCTGGGACGCCGCCCGCCTCGCCAATGCCGAAGAATTCCTGCGCGCCATGCCCGAAGGGCTCGACACCTATTTGGGCGAAGGCGGCGCACGTCTGTCCGGTGGCCAGCGCCAGCGCATCGCCATCGCCCGCGCGCTGCTGCGCAAGGACGCGCCGCTCCTGCTGCTCGACGAGGCGACCAGCGCGCTCGACGCCGAAAGCGAAGCCAAGGTGCAGGCCGCGCTCGACAATCTCATGGGCAAGCGCACGACGTTGGTCATCGCCCACCGCCTCGCCACCGTGCGCGCCGCCGATCGCATCGTGGTCATGGACAATGGCCGCATCGTCGAACAGGGCA
This genomic interval carries:
- a CDS encoding DUF4126 domain-containing protein, encoding MDAVELIALAASSSLLAGWRLYLVTFITGLGMKFGWVPLPDNLQMLDVLANNWVLAIAGVGTFLEFFADKIAWVDSVWDSIHSVIRPLGGALLALAILDASDPAFQIVAFLLGGGAAFASHAGKASARAAVNMSPEPVSNMVVSTGEDIATGGLLALAILNPVAAALIAAMMVGLTLWLIFAARKAIRKLLGLGEPKDVTPRA
- a CDS encoding polyhydroxyalkanoate depolymerase, whose protein sequence is MLYDAYEVQRSLLAGASRMAGLGAGWISNPSNPFAYGAMGPVVAAGLDVFAHATATRAKPEWEITETLVDGHHVAVDEDIVERRPFGNLLHFHKADGKGEGQAPMLIVAPMSGHFATLLRGTVKRMLPAHDVYITDWADAKTVPLTAGSFDLDNYVDYLIDFLRDIHGKTGQRPHMLAVCQPSVPAFAATAVMGGEDDPARPATLTMMGGPIDTREQPTAVNTLATQRPHAWFQQNVIATVPYMYPGAGRKVYPGFLQLAGFMTMNLGSHLMSHWEMFKHLVEGDDESADKTREFYDEYRAVADMTAEFYLQTVDVVFQRHLLPKNEFMHRGKLVDLTEITDTALLAIEGERDDISGLGQTKAALKLATHLPEKMKRYYMAEGVGHYGIFHGGKWRDKIAPVVEEFVEKHRA
- a CDS encoding ABC transporter transmembrane domain-containing protein; translated protein: MATEPPPKKSLSNLRMVWERVLRYPGHLTAAAIALLIAAGATSGIPYAFKLIIDRGFSGEGDIARWFEYLILLVIVMALATATRFYFVSWLGERVVADIRRDVHANLLQLSPAYFEENRPAEITSRITVDTTVIEQVVGTTISVALRNLVLGVTCTVIIFLIAPKLAGMMLLGIPFIVVPITLLGRKIRAVSVSSQDRIADVGTLTSEVLGAMKIVQAFGQQDRETDRFTDATETVFAVAKKRILLRAIMTAIVIALMFIAITLVIWQGATDVIAGRMTGGDIAAFVLYGGLLAGAFGALSEVYGDLLRAAGASQRLDELMRVEPVITAPANPTELPSPPVGSLTFEKVDFRYPTRLDTAALEEFSLEVKPDELVAIVGPSGAGKTTLFQLAQRFYDPQGGRVLIDGVDLKDTDPAALRRRIAMVPQEVMIFAASARDNLRYGRWDASDEEIWDAARLANAEEFLRAMPEGLDTYLGEGGARLSGGQRQRIAIARALLRKDAPLLLLDEATSALDAESEAKVQAALDNLMGKRTTLVIAHRLATVRAADRIVVMDNGRIVEQGTHAELAAAGGLYARLASLQFDDPA